In one window of Streptomyces roseofulvus DNA:
- a CDS encoding nicotinate phosphoribosyltransferase encodes MNAADLGLPVDVPSTALFTDQYELTMLQAALRAGTADRRSVFEVFTRRLPEGRRYGVLAGVGRVLDAVENFRFDPAVLGFLRERAIVDEPTLEWLAGYRFSGDIWGYPEGEVYFPGSPVLRVEGSFAECVLLETVILSILNHDSAIAAAASRMSAAAGGRRLIEMGARRTHELAAVAASRAAYVGGFEATSDLAAGFRYNIPTVGTSAHAFTLLHDSERDAFRAQVDSLGRGTTLLVDTYDVAEAVRAAVEIAGPELGAVRIDSGDLLLVAHRVRAQLDELGARDTKIVVTSDLDEYAIASLAAAPVDAYGVGTQLVTGSGHPTCSMVYKLVARAASADPKAPLVPVAKKSLGGKASVGGRKWAARRKDADGVAAAEVVGTGPVPDALAADQLLVELVKGGEVVAREPLEAARTRHIAARAGLPMSAIQLSRGEPVLPTEYI; translated from the coding sequence ATGAACGCTGCGGACCTTGGGCTCCCGGTGGACGTGCCGTCGACCGCGCTCTTCACCGACCAGTACGAGCTGACCATGCTCCAGGCGGCCCTCAGGGCCGGCACCGCCGACCGGCGCTCCGTCTTCGAAGTCTTCACCCGGCGGCTGCCCGAGGGGCGGCGGTACGGCGTCCTCGCCGGCGTCGGCCGGGTCCTGGACGCCGTCGAGAACTTCCGCTTCGACCCGGCCGTCCTGGGCTTCCTGCGGGAGCGGGCGATCGTCGACGAGCCGACCCTGGAGTGGCTGGCGGGCTACCGCTTCTCCGGCGACATCTGGGGCTACCCCGAGGGCGAGGTGTACTTCCCCGGCTCCCCCGTGCTGCGCGTCGAGGGCTCCTTCGCCGAGTGCGTGCTCCTGGAGACGGTGATCCTCTCGATCCTCAACCACGACTCGGCCATCGCCGCGGCCGCCTCCCGCATGTCGGCGGCGGCGGGCGGGCGCCGGCTGATCGAGATGGGCGCCCGCCGCACCCACGAGCTGGCCGCCGTCGCCGCCTCCCGGGCCGCGTACGTCGGCGGCTTCGAGGCCACCTCGGACCTCGCCGCCGGCTTCCGCTACAACATCCCGACCGTCGGCACCTCGGCGCACGCCTTCACCCTGCTGCACGACAGCGAGCGGGACGCCTTCCGGGCCCAGGTCGACAGCCTCGGCCGGGGCACCACCCTGCTCGTCGACACCTACGACGTCGCCGAGGCGGTCCGTGCCGCCGTCGAGATCGCCGGGCCCGAGCTCGGCGCCGTCCGCATCGACTCCGGCGACCTGCTGCTCGTCGCCCACCGGGTCCGGGCCCAGCTGGACGAGCTCGGCGCCCGCGACACCAAGATCGTGGTCACCTCCGACCTCGACGAGTACGCCATCGCCTCGCTGGCCGCCGCGCCGGTCGACGCGTACGGCGTGGGCACCCAGCTCGTCACCGGCAGCGGCCACCCCACCTGCTCGATGGTCTACAAGCTGGTCGCCCGGGCCGCCTCGGCCGACCCGAAGGCCCCCCTGGTCCCGGTCGCCAAGAAGTCGCTGGGCGGCAAGGCGTCGGTCGGCGGCCGCAAGTGGGCCGCGCGCCGCAAGGACGCCGACGGGGTCGCGGCGGCCGAGGTCGTCGGCACCGGCCCGGTCCCGGACGCGCTCGCCGCGGACCAGCTCCTGGTCGAGCTGGTCAAGGGCGGCGAGGTGGTGGCCCGGGAGCCGCTGGAGGCGGCCCGCACCCGCCACATCGCGGCCCGCGCCGGGCTGCCGATGTCGGCCATCCAGCTCTCCCGCGGCGAGCCGGTGCTGCCGACGGAGTACATCTAG
- a CDS encoding isochorismatase family protein: MHRALIVVDVQNDFCEGGSLAVTGGADVAAAITELIGEAAGTAYRHVVATRDHHIDPGAHFAPAGQAPDYVDSWPVHCVAGTEGVGFHPNFAPAVAGGAVQAVFDKGAYAAAYSGFEGHDENGETLAQWLRARDVTEVDVVGIATDHCVRATALDAAREGFRVHVLLDLTAGVARETTARALAELREAGVELTGVPVVA; this comes from the coding sequence ATGCACCGCGCACTGATCGTCGTGGACGTACAGAACGACTTCTGCGAGGGCGGCAGCCTCGCCGTGACGGGTGGTGCGGACGTCGCCGCCGCCATCACCGAACTCATCGGGGAGGCGGCCGGCACCGCGTACCGGCACGTCGTCGCCACCCGCGACCACCACATCGACCCGGGCGCGCACTTCGCCCCGGCCGGCCAGGCGCCGGACTACGTCGACTCCTGGCCGGTGCACTGCGTGGCCGGCACCGAGGGCGTCGGCTTCCACCCGAACTTCGCCCCCGCCGTCGCCGGCGGCGCCGTGCAGGCCGTCTTCGACAAGGGCGCCTACGCCGCCGCGTACAGCGGCTTCGAGGGACACGACGAGAACGGGGAGACGCTGGCGCAGTGGCTGCGCGCCCGGGACGTGACCGAGGTCGACGTGGTCGGCATCGCCACCGACCACTGCGTCCGGGCGACCGCCCTGGACGCGGCCCGCGAGGGCTTCCGCGTCCACGTCCTGCTCGACCTCACGGCCGGGGTGGCCCGCGAGACCACCGCCCGGGCCCTCGCGGAGCTCCGCGAGGCCGGCGTCGAGCTCACCGGCGTGCCGGTCGTCGCGTAG
- a CDS encoding amino acid permease, translating into MTSVRVDKQHDGNEAADSASGEGYHRALGARQIQMIAIGGAIGTGLFLGAGKGISKAGPSLILAYALAGLVIFFIMRALGELLMYRPVSGSFSEYAREFIGPFAGFVTGWTYWLFWVVTGITEVTAAATYMTYWWDIPQWLSALVFTVILYGANLISVKLFGELEFWFSMVKVTAIVGMILICAGILTIGFSDAGDTASLTHLWDLGGFFAGENGIGSTLMTLQMVMFAFLAVELVGVTAGESKDPETVLPKAINTVPWRIAVFYVGALIMILSVVPWTEFQPGVSPFVAAFEKMGLGVGAAIVNFVVLTAALSSCNSGMYSTGRMLRDLALNGQGPKLFTKLTKSGTPLIGTTFSAALMMVGVWINYQWPGEAFNYVVSFATISGMWAWIMILVCQIRYRLKADRGELPQSSFKAPGGIWASVFALAFIGLVVVTMGMDAGNRVALYGAPVWGLLLAVAYLVLKARNPEGAAFAKRS; encoded by the coding sequence ATGACCTCAGTGCGGGTCGACAAGCAGCACGACGGCAATGAGGCCGCGGACTCCGCCTCCGGCGAGGGTTACCACCGGGCACTCGGCGCCCGCCAGATCCAGATGATCGCGATCGGCGGCGCCATCGGCACGGGCCTCTTCCTCGGAGCGGGCAAGGGCATCTCCAAGGCGGGCCCCAGCCTGATCCTCGCGTACGCCCTCGCGGGCCTCGTCATCTTCTTCATCATGCGGGCGCTCGGCGAGCTCCTCATGTACCGCCCCGTCTCCGGCTCCTTCTCGGAGTACGCGCGGGAGTTCATCGGCCCCTTCGCGGGCTTCGTCACCGGCTGGACGTACTGGCTCTTCTGGGTCGTCACCGGCATCACCGAAGTCACCGCCGCGGCCACCTACATGACGTACTGGTGGGACATCCCGCAGTGGCTCTCGGCCCTGGTCTTCACCGTGATCCTCTACGGCGCCAACCTGATCTCCGTGAAGCTCTTCGGCGAGCTGGAGTTCTGGTTCTCCATGGTCAAGGTCACCGCCATCGTCGGCATGATCCTGATCTGCGCCGGCATCCTCACGATCGGCTTCTCCGACGCCGGTGACACCGCCTCGCTCACCCACCTGTGGGACCTCGGCGGCTTCTTCGCGGGCGAGAACGGCATCGGCTCCACCCTCATGACCCTCCAGATGGTCATGTTCGCCTTCCTCGCGGTCGAGCTGGTCGGCGTCACCGCCGGCGAGTCGAAGGACCCGGAGACCGTCCTGCCCAAGGCCATCAACACCGTGCCGTGGCGCATCGCGGTCTTCTACGTCGGCGCGCTCATCATGATCCTGTCGGTCGTCCCGTGGACCGAGTTCCAGCCGGGCGTCTCGCCGTTCGTCGCCGCCTTCGAGAAGATGGGCCTCGGCGTCGGCGCCGCGATCGTGAACTTCGTCGTCCTGACCGCCGCCCTCTCCTCCTGCAACTCGGGCATGTACTCGACCGGCCGCATGCTGCGCGACCTCGCGCTCAACGGCCAGGGCCCGAAGCTCTTCACGAAGCTGACGAAGAGCGGCACCCCGCTGATCGGCACCACCTTCTCCGCCGCGCTCATGATGGTCGGCGTGTGGATCAACTACCAGTGGCCCGGCGAGGCGTTCAACTACGTCGTCTCCTTCGCCACCATCTCCGGCATGTGGGCCTGGATCATGATCCTGGTCTGCCAGATCCGCTACCGCCTCAAGGCCGACCGCGGCGAACTGCCCCAGTCCTCCTTCAAGGCTCCCGGCGGCATCTGGGCCAGTGTCTTCGCCCTCGCCTTCATCGGCCTGGTCGTGGTGACCATGGGCATGGACGCGGGCAACCGGGTCGCCCTCTACGGCGCACCGGTCTGGGGCCTGCTCCTCGCCGTCGCGTATCTGGTGCTCAAGGCCCGCAACCCCGAGGGCGCCGCCTTCGCCAAGCGCTCCTGA
- the clpS gene encoding ATP-dependent Clp protease adapter ClpS, translated as MSIAPIEIERTEPAEEVSAVVEPDVPWVTLVHNDPVNLMSYVTYVFQTYFGYSKDKAHKLMLDVHNKGRAVVSSGTREEMERDVQAMHGYGLWATLSQDRG; from the coding sequence GTGAGCATCGCGCCTATCGAGATCGAACGGACCGAGCCGGCCGAGGAGGTCTCCGCGGTCGTCGAGCCCGACGTCCCCTGGGTCACCCTCGTGCACAACGACCCGGTGAACCTGATGAGCTATGTCACCTACGTCTTCCAGACGTACTTCGGCTACTCCAAGGACAAGGCGCACAAGCTGATGCTCGACGTGCACAACAAGGGCCGCGCGGTGGTCTCCAGCGGCACCCGCGAGGAGATGGAACGGGACGTGCAGGCGATGCACGGCTACGGACTGTGGGCCACGCTCTCCCAGGACCGCGGCTGA
- a CDS encoding DUF2017 domain-containing protein produces MAGHFEAVPGGGAAVALDEVEVSILRSLAVQLLELVGPGDEPDADADPLAALFAEGPSEPPSDPALRRLFPDAYADDSEELRAAAADFRRFTENDLRARKREDALAVVRALDGLTSEGPEESAVLKLTPDESRSWLGTLNDLRLTIATRLDITEDEESERLYRLPDSDPRKPMVMAYLWLGALQESLVETLMS; encoded by the coding sequence ATGGCCGGCCACTTCGAGGCCGTCCCGGGCGGCGGAGCGGCCGTCGCCCTCGACGAGGTCGAGGTCTCCATCCTGCGCTCGCTGGCCGTCCAGCTCCTCGAACTGGTCGGGCCCGGCGACGAGCCCGACGCGGACGCCGACCCGCTCGCCGCCCTCTTCGCCGAGGGCCCCAGCGAGCCGCCGTCCGACCCCGCCCTGCGCCGCCTCTTCCCCGACGCGTACGCGGACGACAGCGAGGAGCTGCGGGCCGCCGCGGCCGACTTCCGCCGCTTCACCGAGAACGACCTGCGCGCCCGCAAGCGCGAGGACGCCCTCGCGGTGGTGCGCGCCCTGGACGGTCTGACCAGCGAGGGCCCGGAGGAGTCCGCGGTCCTCAAGCTGACCCCGGACGAGTCCCGGTCCTGGCTCGGCACCCTCAACGACCTGCGGCTGACCATCGCCACCCGGCTCGACATCACCGAGGACGAGGAGAGCGAGCGGCTCTACCGGCTGCCGGACAGCGATCCGCGCAAGCCGATGGTGATGGCGTACCTCTGGCTCGGCGCTCTTCAGGAGTCACTGGTCGAGACGCTCATGTCCTGA